TCCAGTTCTTCGGGGTCACAGCGCAACACGACGACGCGGTCGGCGTCGAGGTAGTGCGCGAGGTGTGAGTCCAGCAGCACGTCGTCACGGTCGCCGACCCACTCCTCGAGCGCGTCGAGGTCGACGACCACGCTGTCGCGCTCCTCGTCGACCGCCTCGTACAGTTCCTCGCGCTCGACGACCTCGTTCAGGTGGACCACGTCGAGGTCGACGCCGAAGTCCCCGGCCGAATCGTCGGCGAGCAGCTCCGTCGCAGTGGTCTTGCCCGTCCCGGGCGTCCCCGTGACGACCACCCTCACCGCGACAGCACCTCGTTGAGCGTCTCGACGGCCTCGCGGGTCTCGGCCTCGGTCCCGCAGGTGATGCGGACGCAGCCCGGCAGCCCGAAGCTCGTGCAGTCGCGGACGATGACGCCCTCGCGCTGCATCTCGTCGGCGACGACCGCCGCGGCCGCCTCGCCGCGGGCCTCGCTCACGTCCACGAGGACGAAGTTGCCCTCGCTCTCCCAGACCGGTGCCTCGATCTCGTCGCGCATGTACGAGCGCGCCCAGCGGGCCGTCTCGACCGACTTCTCGACGTGCTCGTCGTCGTCGAGTGCGGCGAGGCCGGCCCGGCAGGCCAGCTCGCTCGCGGCGAAAGGCGTGTTCACCCGCGCGTACGCGTCGGCCCAGTCCTCGGGCACCAGCGCGTAACCGAGGCGGACGCCGGCCAGCCCGTAGGCCTTCGAGAAGGTCCGCAGGATGGCGACGTCGTCACGTTCGTCCAGCATGCCGCGGGCGCTCTCGGTCTCGGCGTACTCGCCGTAGGCCTCGTCGACGACGACGAGGGTGTCCTCGCCGGTCTCGTCGGCGACGGTCTCGATGGCGTCGAGCGTGAACGTCCCGCCCGTGGGGTTGTGCGGGCTCGTCAGGTAGACGATGCGCT
This window of the Haloarchaeobius amylolyticus genome carries:
- a CDS encoding adenylate kinase family protein, giving the protein MRVVVTGTPGTGKTTATELLADDSAGDFGVDLDVVHLNEVVEREELYEAVDEERDSVVVDLDALEEWVGDRDDVLLDSHLAHYLDADRVVVLRCDPEELEQRLLDRGESEPKAGENAESEALDVILSEAVELHGLETVYEIDTTGRDPADVAADVAAVVHGEREPSAGEVDFIDYL
- the hisC gene encoding histidinol-phosphate transaminase, encoding MQPRDLSAHVAYEAGRGIEEVARDLGMDPAALTKLASNENPHGPSPDAIAALQETAPGVSAYPKAAHADLTAAIADRWACDPAQVWLANGGDGALDYLARAMLDPGDAVLVPDPGFAYYGMSARYHHGEVNEYALETPDLALTAETVLADYDGERIVYLTSPHNPTGGTFTLDAIETVADETGEDTLVVVDEAYGEYAETESARGMLDERDDVAILRTFSKAYGLAGVRLGYALVPEDWADAYARVNTPFAASELACRAGLAALDDDEHVEKSVETARWARSYMRDEIEAPVWESEGNFVLVDVSEARGEAAAAVVADEMQREGVIVRDCTSFGLPGCVRITCGTEAETREAVETLNEVLSR